In Woeseia oceani, one DNA window encodes the following:
- a CDS encoding HAD-IB family hydrolase produces the protein MAANSSVRGVYGQITREVERSAQGPGSIAFFDFDGTLIFGFSIASVFRERLFSGKLTPRDAIAQFFGMVTHGINGSDYAQLLRDAGRTLAGVREQEFIDLGETVFRKYLAGSVYPESRALLRAHQARGHTVAVLSSATPYQIEPAAQELGIRHVLCNHFEVEGGVFTGEIREPVVFAKGKLDAARAFAAERGVELADCWFYSDGLEDLPLLEAVGKPRPLNPDTTLREIAHRRDWPVRDFSSRGLPGLKEVVRTGLAYGAFFSAAMQIVPTWILNQSRRDAVNLAVTTWGEFGSALAGIDIRIRGENHVWEQRPAVFLFNHQSAIDVLIIAKLLRRDFTAIAKQEIALNPLVGPVFRIADTVFVDRRNHEKAIEALRPVVESLRSGLSLAIAPEGTRSNSDRLGPFKKGPFHIAMQANVPVVPIVIHNASDVLPKGALFIRPARVEVEVLPPIATDSWRPETVDQHVAEVRGQYLAALGQSTAGDEAVPLKRVK, from the coding sequence GTGGCAGCGAATTCGTCGGTCCGGGGCGTATACGGTCAGATTACGCGCGAGGTGGAGCGCTCAGCTCAGGGCCCGGGCAGCATCGCGTTTTTTGACTTTGACGGCACATTGATCTTCGGTTTCTCGATCGCCTCGGTCTTTCGTGAGCGACTTTTTTCCGGGAAATTGACGCCGCGGGACGCCATCGCGCAATTTTTCGGCATGGTGACGCACGGCATTAATGGCAGCGACTATGCGCAGCTGCTCCGCGATGCGGGCCGGACGCTGGCCGGTGTGCGCGAACAGGAATTCATTGATCTTGGCGAGACGGTGTTTCGCAAATACCTTGCGGGCTCGGTCTACCCGGAGTCGCGGGCGTTGTTACGCGCCCATCAGGCGCGCGGCCACACCGTGGCCGTATTGTCCTCTGCAACCCCCTACCAGATAGAGCCAGCGGCACAAGAGCTGGGTATCCGGCACGTGCTATGCAACCACTTCGAAGTCGAAGGTGGCGTGTTCACAGGCGAGATCCGTGAGCCGGTGGTGTTCGCGAAAGGCAAGCTGGATGCGGCACGTGCGTTTGCCGCGGAACGCGGTGTCGAACTGGCTGACTGCTGGTTTTACAGCGACGGCCTTGAGGACTTGCCCTTGTTGGAAGCGGTCGGCAAGCCGCGTCCGCTGAACCCGGATACGACGTTGCGCGAGATTGCTCACCGGCGTGACTGGCCGGTCCGCGATTTCAGCAGCCGTGGTCTGCCTGGATTGAAAGAGGTGGTGCGTACCGGACTGGCGTACGGCGCGTTCTTCTCCGCTGCAATGCAAATCGTGCCGACCTGGATACTGAACCAGTCACGTCGCGATGCCGTAAACCTTGCGGTAACGACCTGGGGCGAGTTCGGCAGTGCGCTCGCTGGTATCGATATTCGTATACGCGGTGAAAACCACGTCTGGGAGCAACGACCGGCCGTGTTCCTCTTCAATCACCAGAGTGCTATAGACGTCTTGATTATCGCCAAGCTGTTGCGCAGGGACTTCACGGCTATCGCGAAACAGGAGATTGCTTTGAACCCGCTGGTGGGGCCGGTATTCAGGATAGCGGATACGGTTTTCGTCGACCGGCGCAATCACGAAAAGGCGATCGAAGCACTACGTCCCGTGGTTGAGTCGTTACGTTCCGGCCTGTCGCTGGCGATCGCCCCGGAAGGAACCCGCAGTAACAGCGACCGGCTGGGTCCGTTCAAGAAAGGGCCGTTTCATATCGCCATGCAGGCAAACGTACCGGTTGTTCCGATCGTTATTCACAATGCCAGCGATGTATTGCCGAAGGGAGCTTTGTTCATTCGGCCGGCTCGGGTCGAGGTCGAGGTCTTGCCACCGATCGCGACGGACTCATGGCGGCCGGAAACCGTGGACCAGCACGTTGCCGAGGTCCGTGGGCAGTATCTTGCCGCGCTGGGTCAGTCCACGGCTGGCGACGAAGCTGTTCCGCTGAAACGCGTCAAGTAA
- the typA gene encoding translational GTPase TypA has product MSDLSKLRNIAIIAHVDHGKTTLVDQLLKQSGTLNERAAMPDRMMDSNDLERERGITILAKNTAIRWHDYNINIVDTPGHADFGGEVERVLSMVDSVLLLVDAVDGPMPQTRFVTQKAFARGLVPVVVINKIDRDGARPDWVLDQTFDLFDRLGATDEQLDFPVLYASALEGYASHDSTARSGDMQPLFQEIVDKVPSPPVIIDGPLQLQVSSLAYDSYVGVLGIGRIQRGAIATNTAVSVVGADGRTRNARVLELYGFHGLERRKIESANAGDIVVFSGIDDLNISDTLCPRDHPEALPPLAVDEPTISMTFQVNKSPFVGQDGKFLTSRQIRERLQQELKHNVALRVDDTDDPDKFRVSGRGELHLSVLIETMRREGFELAVSRPEVIIHEVDGVKQEPWEQLTVDFEEAYQGGVMSRIAERKGELLNMQSDGKGRMRLDYRIPTRGLIGFRTEYLTATSGTGLIYHVFEKYDRHIAESLGQRNNGVLISMVTGKALAYALYNLQERGKLFIGHGEPVYEGRVIGIHSRQNDLVVNPTKAKQLNNIRAAGNDENIVLSTPIRFSLEQALEFIDDDELLEVTPNNIRLRKKLLSENERKRDSRLRA; this is encoded by the coding sequence ATGTCCGATCTTTCCAAGCTCCGCAACATCGCCATCATCGCGCACGTCGACCACGGCAAGACCACGCTGGTTGACCAATTGCTAAAACAGTCCGGAACGCTCAATGAACGGGCGGCCATGCCTGATCGAATGATGGATTCCAATGACCTGGAACGCGAACGCGGCATCACCATTCTGGCCAAGAACACGGCCATTCGCTGGCACGACTACAATATCAATATCGTCGACACCCCCGGGCACGCCGATTTCGGCGGCGAAGTCGAACGCGTCCTGTCCATGGTCGATAGCGTGCTGCTGCTCGTTGACGCCGTTGACGGCCCGATGCCACAAACTCGTTTCGTAACCCAGAAAGCGTTTGCGCGCGGCCTCGTGCCCGTCGTGGTCATTAACAAGATCGATCGTGACGGCGCACGCCCGGATTGGGTGCTGGATCAAACCTTTGACCTGTTTGACCGGCTCGGCGCCACCGACGAACAGCTGGATTTCCCGGTGCTCTACGCCTCGGCTCTGGAAGGCTACGCAAGCCACGATTCCACGGCACGCAGTGGCGACATGCAGCCCCTGTTCCAGGAAATCGTCGACAAGGTGCCCTCGCCGCCGGTCATTATTGACGGCCCGCTGCAGTTGCAGGTTTCCAGTCTGGCCTACGATTCCTATGTCGGCGTGCTTGGCATTGGACGAATCCAGCGCGGCGCTATCGCCACCAATACCGCCGTCAGCGTGGTCGGCGCCGATGGCCGCACCCGCAATGCGCGGGTGCTGGAACTGTACGGTTTTCACGGCCTGGAACGACGCAAGATCGAATCCGCGAACGCTGGCGACATCGTCGTGTTCAGCGGCATCGACGATCTGAATATTTCGGACACGCTGTGCCCACGCGACCACCCGGAAGCACTGCCACCGCTGGCGGTTGATGAACCCACCATCAGCATGACCTTCCAGGTGAACAAATCGCCGTTTGTTGGTCAGGACGGCAAGTTCCTCACCAGCCGCCAGATTCGCGAGCGGCTGCAACAGGAGCTTAAGCACAACGTTGCTTTGCGTGTTGACGATACTGACGACCCCGACAAGTTCCGTGTGTCGGGCCGTGGCGAACTGCATTTGTCCGTCTTGATCGAGACGATGCGTCGGGAAGGATTTGAACTTGCCGTATCGCGCCCGGAGGTGATCATTCACGAAGTGGACGGCGTGAAGCAGGAACCGTGGGAACAACTGACCGTCGATTTTGAAGAAGCCTACCAGGGCGGCGTCATGTCACGCATTGCCGAACGCAAAGGCGAACTGCTGAACATGCAATCCGACGGCAAAGGTCGCATGCGACTTGACTACCGTATCCCTACCCGCGGTCTGATCGGCTTTCGAACCGAGTACCTGACCGCAACGTCCGGTACCGGCCTCATCTATCACGTGTTCGAAAAATACGACCGGCACATTGCTGAATCGCTCGGCCAACGTAACAACGGCGTGCTTATTTCCATGGTAACGGGCAAGGCACTGGCCTATGCACTCTACAATCTGCAGGAACGCGGCAAGCTGTTCATCGGCCACGGTGAACCCGTTTATGAAGGCCGGGTCATCGGTATCCACAGCCGGCAGAACGACCTTGTCGTGAACCCGACAAAGGCCAAGCAGCTGAACAACATTCGCGCGGCCGGCAACGATGAGAACATCGTGCTGTCGACACCGATCCGCTTTTCACTGGAACAGGCGCTGGAATTTATCGACGACGACGAACTGCTCGAAGTCACACCGAATAACATCCGCCTGCGCAAAAAATTACTAAGTGAGAACGAACGCAAGCGGGATTCGCGACTGCGGGCATGA
- a CDS encoding serine/threonine protein kinase: MSESDDSALAYQALQPDDILDTLESLGFNCNGRMLALNSYENRVYQVGIEGDAPVVAKFYRPARWTDEAIEEEHEFAAELAAADIPVVAPLRIHGATLHHHGPFRVSISPCHGGRSPDLDNDDLLRQIGRLVARIHLQGERSEFRHRPHVDIESYGIDSHDYLLDNQFIPEELEEVYIGIADHLFDNIEAAFDRAGAVREFRLHADFHPGNVLVQEDRVHIVDLDDARTGPAVQDLWMFLSGDRDEQTPQLSILLEGYQEFRQFDARELHLIEALRSLRMMHYAAWLARRWEDPAFKQAFPWFNSRRYWDEHVLSLREQTALIQEPPLAWYA; this comes from the coding sequence ATGAGCGAAAGCGACGACAGCGCACTCGCTTATCAGGCACTGCAACCCGACGACATACTCGATACCCTGGAAAGTCTCGGTTTCAACTGCAATGGCCGCATGCTGGCACTCAACAGCTACGAAAACCGTGTCTATCAGGTTGGTATCGAGGGTGACGCGCCGGTCGTAGCCAAGTTCTATCGGCCAGCCCGCTGGACCGACGAGGCGATAGAAGAAGAACATGAGTTTGCGGCGGAACTCGCGGCAGCCGATATCCCGGTAGTCGCGCCGTTGCGGATTCATGGTGCGACACTGCATCACCACGGGCCGTTTCGGGTGTCGATTTCACCCTGCCATGGCGGGCGCTCCCCGGATCTCGACAACGACGACTTACTGCGCCAGATCGGTCGGCTGGTAGCCCGCATTCACCTGCAAGGGGAACGTTCCGAGTTCCGGCACCGGCCGCACGTGGACATCGAGAGCTATGGCATCGATTCGCACGATTACCTGCTCGACAACCAGTTCATTCCTGAGGAACTGGAAGAGGTTTACATCGGCATAGCGGACCACCTGTTTGACAACATCGAAGCGGCATTTGACCGTGCCGGTGCCGTTCGCGAGTTCCGTTTACATGCTGATTTTCACCCCGGCAATGTTCTCGTGCAGGAAGACCGGGTGCATATCGTAGACCTCGACGACGCCCGCACCGGGCCGGCGGTTCAGGACTTGTGGATGTTCCTGTCCGGCGACCGCGACGAGCAGACGCCGCAGCTAAGCATTCTGCTCGAGGGCTATCAGGAATTTCGCCAGTTTGACGCCCGCGAACTGCACCTGATTGAAGCCCTGCGCAGCCTGCGCATGATGCATTACGCCGCCTGGCTGGCGCGTCGCTGGGAAGACCCGGCCTTCAAACAGGCATTTCCCTGGTTCAATTCCCGCCGCTATTGGGACGAGCACGTTCTGAGCCTGCGTGAGCAAACCGCATTGATTCAAGAGCCGCCACTGGCATGGTACGCCTAG
- a CDS encoding C40 family peptidase, with amino-acid sequence MGERAAVVAVRQVGMPYRYGGASRDGFDCSGLIQYAYKQAGVTVPRTTGSQWRGLRAIDRDDMQVGDVLFFRIRGRMSHVGMYLGDGRFVHAPSSGREVTIAALDSPFYQRAFIRAGRP; translated from the coding sequence GTGGGCGAACGAGCTGCTGTCGTCGCTGTTCGCCAGGTCGGCATGCCGTATCGGTATGGTGGTGCCAGCCGCGATGGTTTCGACTGCAGTGGCCTGATTCAATACGCGTACAAACAGGCCGGCGTGACGGTTCCGCGTACGACCGGCAGCCAATGGCGTGGCCTGCGAGCGATCGATCGCGACGATATGCAAGTCGGTGATGTGCTGTTTTTCCGCATTCGCGGCAGGATGTCGCACGTGGGCATGTACCTTGGCGACGGCCGGTTCGTGCATGCACCGTCAAGTGGTCGGGAGGTTACGATTGCAGCGCTGGATTCGCCGTTCTATCAGCGTGCTTTCATTCGGGCCGGTCGGCCCTGA
- a CDS encoding AAA family ATPase: MQALVHRQDQQRDLELILRSRTPLVTIETRDEPRVLEMLKAITLKGFASEHLPLFRWTVTDGLQRLDISLEPQLHNAEPTEALRHIRAVTKAGVYVLLDFHPYLKDPVNIRLLKDICITFATNARQLILLSHEISLPKELEAYAARFEMALPNETQREAIVRRVAREYVDQHPGQSVKTDSYAYELLIQNLAGLTEGDTEQLARNAIFVDGAITHSDLPGVMQAKYELLNRGGTLHFEYDTRQFADIGGLDKLKRWLAQRKPAFAHTTQTAHLDTPKGVLLIGVQGCGKSLAARATAGILGIPLLRLDFAALYNKYHGETERNLRESLQTADVMAPCVLWIDEIEKGLAGSGGETGTTQRVLSSFLAWLADKQSRVFVVATANDISALPPELVRKGRFDEIFFVDLPDHEVRQTILAIHLKKREQPGAGIDLDAVAAATEGFSGAELEQIVVSALYAAHAQNSALTTPILLAEVAATRPLSVVMQEKLLALRRWAKGRTVPCN, translated from the coding sequence GTGCAAGCTCTAGTGCACCGTCAGGATCAGCAACGCGATCTCGAGCTGATACTTCGATCGCGCACGCCGCTTGTCACCATTGAGACCCGCGATGAACCGCGGGTACTCGAGATGCTGAAGGCGATAACGCTAAAAGGCTTTGCGAGCGAGCACCTGCCGTTGTTTCGATGGACCGTTACCGATGGCCTGCAGCGCCTCGACATTTCGCTGGAACCGCAACTGCACAATGCGGAACCGACCGAAGCCTTACGGCATATTCGGGCAGTGACCAAAGCGGGCGTCTACGTCTTGCTCGACTTTCACCCGTACCTGAAAGACCCGGTCAATATTCGCTTGCTCAAAGATATCTGCATCACGTTCGCGACCAATGCGCGGCAACTGATTCTGCTCAGTCACGAGATCAGCCTGCCCAAAGAACTTGAAGCCTACGCTGCACGCTTTGAAATGGCCTTGCCGAACGAAACGCAACGGGAAGCCATCGTGCGCCGGGTTGCGCGCGAGTACGTCGATCAACACCCAGGGCAGTCTGTGAAGACGGATTCGTACGCTTACGAATTGTTAATCCAAAACCTGGCTGGTCTGACCGAGGGCGACACCGAACAACTTGCCCGCAATGCCATCTTTGTCGACGGCGCCATTACCCACAGCGACCTGCCCGGAGTCATGCAGGCCAAGTACGAACTGCTTAACCGCGGCGGCACTCTGCACTTCGAGTACGACACCCGGCAATTCGCCGACATTGGCGGGCTCGACAAATTGAAGAGGTGGTTGGCACAACGCAAACCGGCCTTCGCACACACGACCCAGACGGCTCACCTCGATACGCCGAAAGGTGTGTTGCTGATCGGCGTGCAGGGCTGCGGCAAAAGCCTCGCAGCCCGCGCGACCGCCGGTATTCTGGGCATTCCCTTGTTGCGGCTGGACTTTGCCGCGCTCTACAACAAGTACCACGGTGAAACGGAACGCAACCTTCGTGAGTCACTGCAGACCGCCGATGTCATGGCACCCTGCGTTCTGTGGATTGATGAGATTGAAAAGGGCCTGGCCGGCAGCGGTGGCGAAACGGGTACCACGCAACGCGTACTCAGCAGCTTTCTCGCCTGGCTGGCGGACAAACAATCCCGGGTGTTTGTTGTCGCCACCGCCAATGACATTAGCGCTCTGCCGCCCGAGCTGGTGCGCAAAGGCCGATTTGACGAAATATTTTTCGTCGACCTGCCCGATCACGAGGTCCGACAAACCATCCTCGCCATTCACCTTAAAAAACGCGAGCAGCCCGGCGCTGGCATTGATCTGGATGCGGTGGCGGCCGCCACCGAGGGCTTTTCAGGCGCCGAGCTGGAGCAGATCGTGGTTTCCGCGCTGTACGCGGCACACGCTCAGAATTCAGCCCTGACCACCCCCATATTGCTGGCTGAAGTTGCGGCTACCCGGCCGCTGTCTGTCGTGATGCAGGAAAAACTGCTGGCGCTGCGTCGATGGGCGAAAGGCCGTACAGTCCCCTGTAACTAG
- a CDS encoding YkvA family protein: MTLRVTFELEESDLQHFRLIMNEASKAAATLSPEDIVASAKNLLREVAAVQVPQFISERLERLAIMIQMLEDHEWRLPAAESARVLNALAYFRDPEDLIPDHVPGLGFLDDAIMIELVVRELRHEMDAYRDFCDYRERMAPRTSIKAKTTDVTRDQWLEERRKELQSRMRRRRKKNNEPGRPRPLKLL; the protein is encoded by the coding sequence ATGACCCTGCGCGTTACTTTCGAGCTCGAAGAGAGCGACCTGCAGCACTTCCGTCTCATCATGAACGAGGCAAGCAAGGCTGCAGCCACACTCAGTCCTGAAGATATTGTTGCCAGCGCCAAGAACTTGCTGCGCGAGGTGGCGGCAGTGCAAGTGCCCCAGTTCATCAGTGAGCGCCTGGAACGGCTGGCCATCATGATCCAGATGCTGGAAGACCATGAATGGCGGTTGCCAGCGGCGGAGTCGGCGCGTGTGCTCAATGCGCTGGCTTATTTCCGGGATCCCGAGGATCTCATCCCGGATCACGTGCCCGGTTTGGGCTTTCTCGACGATGCCATCATGATCGAACTGGTGGTTCGCGAGTTACGCCACGAAATGGATGCCTACCGGGATTTTTGCGATTACCGGGAACGTATGGCACCGCGCACCAGCATCAAAGCCAAGACGACCGACGTGACCCGCGATCAATGGCTCGAGGAGCGTCGCAAGGAACTCCAGTCCCGCATGCGCCGGCGACGGAAAAAAAACAATGAGCCCGGGCGCCCACGCCCGCTCAAACTTCTCTAG
- a CDS encoding carboxy terminal-processing peptidase → MTQYVTGAPLRIAAAILSLFLLAAAASPPTAETNSELAPLPRHEKIGQLVTEFVQKSHYRQAAVDDDLSSQVLDRYIESLDNNRLYLLESDVAAFEKYRYKIDDMVRADPLTPVFDMFDVYRTRARERLSYAIQLLETEPDYTIDEEYEFDREEAPWAKSKSELDEIWRKRVKNDTLSLAMADKEWTEIQETLHKRYSRFLKRMDQVKNDDVFETFMNAFAHTLDPHSSYLSPRNSEEYRIQMSLSYFGIGASLQVDDDYVMVINIIPGGPASIDGSLQPKDRITAVGEGPDGELVDVIGWRLDDVVQLIRGPENTEVRLQILPAGALPGSPETILSLTRDQVKLEEQAAKSEIITVPRDGREWSIGVIEVPSFYRDYRALSNGDKDYTSTTKDVKRLIDELEEQGIDGLVIDLRNNGGGHLTEATALSGLFIDNGPVVQLRNSNGRISRLDDPDPVARVAYNGPLAVLVNRYSASASEIFAAAIQDYARGVIIGQQTFGKGTVQNLYSLDQYVRRQDEEGLGQLTLTIGKYYRVTGESTQHRGVNPDILLPSPIDASQVGESVRETALPWDTIRTTRFRAGEPLNATISSLTANHLERSKVDPDYQYLTAGIKEVEKARARKTVSLNINKRLAEREDDRQRGLERENQRRAALGMEPIESVEELEKLEGPDVQRNEAAEIVSDLAQMREVKAHLPQTAGIQP, encoded by the coding sequence TTGACGCAATATGTGACCGGCGCCCCGCTACGGATAGCCGCAGCCATTCTGAGTTTGTTTTTGCTGGCTGCAGCGGCCTCACCGCCAACAGCAGAAACCAACAGTGAACTCGCTCCACTGCCCCGTCATGAAAAAATCGGCCAGTTGGTAACCGAATTCGTCCAGAAATCGCATTACCGGCAGGCGGCCGTGGACGACGATTTGTCATCCCAGGTCCTTGATCGCTACATCGAGTCGCTGGACAACAACCGCCTGTACTTGCTGGAAAGCGATGTTGCGGCATTCGAAAAGTACCGCTACAAGATCGACGACATGGTGCGCGCTGACCCGTTGACACCGGTCTTTGACATGTTTGATGTGTACCGTACACGTGCCCGTGAGCGCCTGAGCTACGCAATACAATTGCTCGAAACCGAGCCCGACTACACGATTGACGAAGAGTACGAGTTTGATCGCGAGGAAGCACCGTGGGCGAAGAGCAAGTCAGAGCTGGATGAGATTTGGCGCAAGCGGGTTAAGAATGACACCTTGAGCCTCGCGATGGCCGACAAGGAATGGACCGAGATTCAGGAAACATTGCACAAGCGTTATTCGCGTTTCCTGAAGCGCATGGACCAGGTCAAAAACGACGATGTATTCGAAACGTTCATGAATGCCTTCGCGCATACATTGGACCCCCATTCCAGTTACCTCTCGCCGCGGAACTCGGAGGAATACCGGATCCAGATGAGTCTGTCGTATTTCGGCATTGGTGCGTCGCTGCAAGTCGACGATGACTACGTCATGGTTATCAATATCATCCCGGGCGGCCCTGCTTCTATCGACGGGTCGCTGCAACCGAAAGACAGAATCACCGCCGTCGGCGAAGGTCCGGACGGGGAACTGGTCGATGTCATCGGCTGGCGCCTCGACGATGTCGTGCAACTTATCAGGGGGCCTGAAAACACAGAGGTGCGCCTGCAGATCCTGCCCGCGGGCGCTTTGCCCGGCAGCCCGGAAACCATACTCAGTTTGACCCGCGATCAGGTGAAGCTCGAAGAACAAGCAGCCAAGAGCGAAATCATTACCGTGCCGCGTGACGGCCGGGAGTGGTCGATTGGTGTCATCGAGGTCCCCAGCTTTTACCGCGACTACCGTGCCCTGAGCAACGGCGACAAGGACTACACCAGCACAACCAAGGACGTGAAACGCCTGATAGATGAACTGGAAGAACAGGGCATCGACGGCCTGGTCATTGACCTGCGGAACAACGGCGGCGGTCATCTGACGGAAGCAACGGCGCTGTCCGGCTTGTTCATCGACAACGGACCCGTGGTGCAGCTGCGTAACTCTAACGGCCGTATCAGCCGTCTCGACGACCCTGATCCGGTCGCTCGGGTCGCCTACAATGGGCCGCTCGCAGTGCTGGTCAATCGCTACAGCGCGTCCGCATCGGAAATTTTCGCCGCGGCCATTCAGGATTACGCACGCGGCGTGATTATCGGCCAGCAGACCTTCGGCAAAGGCACCGTGCAGAACCTTTACTCGCTGGACCAATACGTCCGTCGACAGGACGAAGAAGGGCTGGGGCAACTGACGCTGACCATTGGCAAGTACTACCGGGTCACCGGCGAAAGCACACAACACCGTGGCGTAAACCCGGACATACTCCTGCCCTCGCCGATTGATGCCAGCCAGGTTGGAGAGAGCGTTCGCGAAACCGCTCTGCCGTGGGACACGATTCGTACGACCCGCTTCCGCGCCGGTGAGCCCCTGAATGCCACGATTTCATCGCTTACGGCAAATCACCTCGAACGCAGCAAGGTTGATCCCGACTACCAATACCTGACGGCCGGAATCAAAGAAGTTGAAAAGGCCCGCGCCCGCAAGACGGTGTCGCTGAATATCAATAAGCGGCTCGCCGAACGCGAGGACGATCGGCAACGGGGTCTGGAACGTGAGAATCAGCGCCGCGCTGCACTGGGCATGGAGCCCATAGAAAGCGTTGAGGAACTCGAAAAGCTCGAAGGACCGGACGTTCAGCGCAACGAGGCCGCGGAGATTGTTTCAGATCTGGCGCAGATGCGGGAAGTTAAAGCCCATCTGCCGCAAACGGCTGGAATTCAGCCGTAA
- a CDS encoding DUF1249 domain-containing protein encodes MLLEHQLVPQAVAKPGSFVGLMALYESNYLRLLQLVPEIERLDGYYRSGVAGDCDLHLEILDRSRYTVTLSLTYFFYEGAQRIADPDMQIRLYLDCNLAEAMSLSGNHRHAGFRRLVREHKKELDARWQRNIVLNKWLEYLSDHGHLILER; translated from the coding sequence ATGTTACTTGAGCACCAACTGGTTCCACAGGCTGTTGCGAAACCCGGAAGTTTCGTTGGCTTGATGGCGCTGTACGAAAGCAACTATCTACGATTGCTGCAGTTGGTTCCGGAAATCGAAAGACTCGACGGCTACTACCGGTCGGGCGTGGCTGGCGATTGCGATCTGCATCTGGAAATTCTCGACCGGAGTCGCTACACGGTGACCCTGTCGCTGACCTATTTCTTCTACGAGGGAGCGCAGCGAATCGCCGATCCGGACATGCAAATTCGGCTTTACCTTGACTGCAACCTGGCCGAAGCAATGAGCCTCAGTGGAAATCACCGGCATGCCGGATTCAGACGGCTGGTTCGGGAGCATAAGAAAGAACTCGACGCGCGCTGGCAGCGAAACATTGTGCTTAACAAGTGGTTGGAATATCTGAGCGATCACGGTCACCTGATACTCGAACGCTAA
- the ppsR gene encoding posphoenolpyruvate synthetase regulatory kinase/phosphorylase PpsR — MSERAVFFLSDQTGVTAETLGHSLLTQFDGQKFRQVTLPFIDTLDKAREAVRKINLAAKDSALRPIIFSTMVQDDFRAVIREAEGLHLDIFDVFLEPLEKELQQKSTHMAGRAHGMSDIEGYMRRIEATNFALANDDGGISRNYDKADVILVGVSRSGKTPTCLYLALQYGVYAANFPLTDEEFDRGELPDILLKMKQKLFGLTIAPTRLRQIRKERRPLGRYSSTQQVGYEVREAEKIFKRHNIPYVDTTEFSIEEISSRILDGTGVERRVRP, encoded by the coding sequence ATGAGTGAGCGAGCTGTATTCTTTTTGTCGGATCAGACCGGCGTAACCGCAGAAACCCTCGGTCACAGCCTTTTGACACAATTCGACGGCCAGAAATTTCGGCAGGTGACTTTGCCATTTATCGATACCCTTGACAAGGCACGGGAGGCGGTACGAAAGATTAATCTGGCGGCAAAAGATAGCGCTTTGCGGCCAATTATCTTCTCGACGATGGTTCAGGATGACTTCCGTGCGGTCATCCGCGAGGCAGAAGGACTGCATCTGGACATATTCGATGTCTTCCTGGAGCCGCTGGAAAAGGAGTTGCAGCAGAAATCGACGCATATGGCCGGTCGAGCCCACGGCATGAGCGATATAGAAGGGTATATGCGTCGAATCGAAGCAACCAACTTCGCCCTCGCGAATGATGACGGCGGTATATCCAGAAACTACGACAAGGCGGACGTTATTCTGGTGGGTGTGTCGCGATCAGGTAAGACTCCAACGTGCCTCTACCTGGCTTTGCAGTACGGCGTATACGCCGCGAATTTCCCGTTGACCGACGAAGAATTCGATCGCGGTGAGCTTCCGGATATTCTGCTCAAAATGAAGCAAAAGCTGTTCGGGCTGACTATCGCGCCGACGCGACTGCGCCAGATTCGCAAGGAACGACGCCCGCTGGGAAGGTACTCGTCAACGCAACAGGTTGGTTACGAAGTGCGTGAGGCGGAAAAAATCTTCAAACGCCACAATATTCCGTATGTGGATACAACCGAATTCTCAATTGAAGAAATTAGCAGTCGCATCCTCGACGGTACCGGAGTTGAACGCCGTGTTCGCCCCTGA